A genomic window from Bacillus sp. BGMRC 2118 includes:
- a CDS encoding GerAB/ArcD/ProY family transporter, with product MAVNLTEKLSLWQLFILIFIFEMGSAIIVGIGNDAKQDAWIAIAVATSMGVGLVLFYYTLVSRVKDKNLFQIMEFALGKWMAKGLTFLYVVYFFYIAARVLRDFCELLTSSILPKTPIEVISIIMMCMITYVLYLGIEVLGRTSEIFLPYVIIFIIGIGVGILLSSELHMENLLPIMPEGIGPVVSAIFPSLLTFPFGELIVFTVIFPYVSNSKYIRRVSIISLLAAGGLLVYASIVQIATLGFEMKNRSTFPLLSAAREISLLDFLERVDLLIVFIMMFGVIIKVAVFTYGGLKGLEFLGNISYRNFVFPMAMVISASSIFISDNFAEHIQEGLKFVPMYLHIPFQIVIPFLLFPIVVWRTKGKKGDRQGDQSNKTV from the coding sequence ATAGCCGTGAATTTAACAGAGAAATTATCACTATGGCAATTATTTATACTAATTTTTATATTTGAAATGGGAAGTGCCATTATAGTAGGAATTGGAAATGATGCAAAACAAGATGCATGGATTGCGATAGCAGTTGCTACTTCTATGGGAGTTGGACTGGTTCTTTTTTACTATACTCTGGTTTCAAGGGTAAAAGACAAGAATTTATTCCAAATCATGGAGTTTGCACTTGGTAAATGGATGGCTAAGGGTCTTACCTTTTTGTATGTTGTGTATTTCTTTTATATTGCAGCAAGGGTGTTGCGAGATTTTTGTGAATTATTAACGTCTTCTATTTTGCCAAAAACTCCTATTGAAGTAATCTCCATTATCATGATGTGTATGATTACTTACGTATTATATTTAGGAATTGAGGTCCTTGGAAGAACGAGCGAAATATTCTTACCGTATGTCATTATTTTTATTATTGGAATAGGTGTTGGGATATTACTGTCTAGTGAACTGCACATGGAGAACTTATTGCCAATTATGCCAGAAGGGATTGGCCCAGTAGTAAGTGCAATCTTTCCTTCCTTGTTAACATTTCCATTTGGAGAGTTAATTGTATTCACGGTTATTTTTCCATATGTGTCAAACTCCAAATATATTCGGAGGGTTAGCATCATTTCGTTATTAGCTGCTGGTGGACTCCTCGTTTATGCTTCAATCGTTCAAATTGCAACACTTGGTTTCGAAATGAAAAACCGATCAACCTTCCCGCTATTATCTGCTGCGAGAGAGATATCACTTTTAGATTTTCTTGAGAGAGTTGATCTACTTATTGTATTCATTATGATGTTTGGTGTCATTATTAAGGTTGCAGTTTTCACTTATGGGGGCTTAAAAGGCCTTGAGTTTTTAGGCAATATATCTTATAGAAATTTTGTATTTCCAATGGCAATGGTAATTTCGGCAAGTTCTATTTTTATTAGTGATAATTTTGCAGAGCATATTCAGGAAGGATTAAAATTTGTACCGATGTATTTGCATATACCGTTTCAAATCGTAATTCCTTTTCTCTTATTTCCAATAGTTGTCTGGAGAACAAAAGGGAAGAAGGGGGACAGGCAGGGTGATCAATCTAACAAAACTGTTTAG
- a CDS encoding peptidase yields MELREQIHERILLHRNSTIRLLQRLVQEKSVSGNESPAQAIIIEKLREIGQSIDIWEPNYAKLQQHPFFVSPRSTFLGSSNVVGIKKGSGGGKSILLNGHIDVVPEGDTSQWEYDPYSAEVKDGMMFGRGTSDMKGGTVALLLAIEVINDLNISLKGDIIFQSVIEEESGGAGTLAAITRGYTADAAIIPEPTNMKIFPKQQGSMWFRLTVRGKSAHGGTRYEGVSAIDKSILVIKSMHDLEERRNERINDPLYHNIPIPVPINIGKISGGSWPSTVADEVILEGRIGVAPEESMDEVKREVERQMQSLAAQDEWFEEHPVELTWFGAKWVPGTLDLNHEALMTLTECFEEVTKNKPVIEASPWGTDGGLFTQVANIPTIVFGPGKTEVAHHPNEYIEIDKILETAEIMVHMIVNWCNKEH; encoded by the coding sequence TTGGAACTGAGAGAGCAAATTCATGAACGAATACTGCTTCATAGGAATTCAACGATACGATTACTTCAACGCCTTGTTCAAGAAAAAAGTGTATCAGGAAATGAAAGCCCCGCTCAGGCAATCATTATTGAAAAGCTGAGAGAAATTGGCCAGAGCATTGATATATGGGAACCCAATTACGCAAAACTACAGCAACATCCATTCTTTGTTTCACCTAGATCTACGTTCTTGGGTAGTTCGAATGTAGTAGGGATAAAGAAAGGATCCGGTGGTGGGAAATCCATTTTATTAAATGGCCACATAGATGTTGTCCCAGAAGGAGATACAAGTCAGTGGGAGTATGACCCTTATAGTGCAGAGGTAAAGGACGGTATGATGTTTGGAAGGGGAACTTCTGACATGAAGGGTGGAACTGTGGCTCTGCTGCTTGCAATAGAGGTCATTAACGATTTAAATATCTCGCTAAAGGGGGATATTATTTTTCAAAGTGTCATTGAAGAGGAAAGTGGTGGTGCAGGAACATTAGCTGCTATCACAAGAGGATATACAGCAGATGCTGCAATCATACCAGAGCCAACGAATATGAAGATATTCCCAAAGCAACAAGGCTCTATGTGGTTTCGTTTAACCGTAAGAGGGAAATCTGCACATGGTGGTACGAGATATGAAGGAGTCAGTGCGATAGATAAAAGTATACTAGTAATTAAGTCCATGCATGATTTAGAAGAAAGAAGAAATGAACGTATAAATGACCCTCTATATCATAACATTCCAATTCCAGTTCCAATCAATATCGGCAAAATTAGCGGAGGTAGCTGGCCATCAACAGTAGCCGATGAGGTCATTCTAGAAGGAAGAATTGGTGTTGCTCCGGAAGAAAGCATGGATGAGGTAAAGAGAGAAGTAGAAAGACAAATGCAGTCATTAGCTGCCCAAGATGAATGGTTTGAAGAACATCCAGTAGAGTTAACGTGGTTTGGAGCTAAGTGGGTACCAGGTACACTAGATTTAAACCACGAAGCATTAATGACGTTAACGGAATGCTTTGAGGAAGTTACAAAAAATAAGCCTGTTATTGAAGCTTCTCCATGGGGAACTGATGGTGGTCTCTTTACTCAAGTAGCCAATATTCCAACAATAGTATTTGGACCAGGTAAAACGGAAGTTGCTCATCACCCTAATGAATATATCGAGATTGATAAAATTCTTGAAACAGCAGAAATTATGGTGCATATGATTGTTAATTGGTGTAATAAAGAACATTAA
- a CDS encoding CoA transferase subunit B → MDMGIDARNRMAKRAALEVNNGMVVNLGIGIPSLVPNHLPESKSVMFHAENGVLGMGPTPAKGMEDGNLCNAGGYPVSIIKGASYFDSATAFAIIRRGLIDLSILGALQVSGKGDLANWIVPGKRVPGMGGAIDLAQKAKRVIVVMKHTNKDGSSKIVKSCTLPLTAKGCVHLIITELAVMEVINEGLRLLEIMRPYTLEDVLNATDAEVLIDREITFVE, encoded by the coding sequence ATGGATATGGGAATAGATGCACGAAACCGTATGGCGAAGCGGGCTGCACTGGAAGTAAACAACGGTATGGTTGTCAATTTAGGAATTGGTATTCCATCTCTTGTCCCAAACCATCTTCCTGAATCAAAATCTGTCATGTTTCATGCAGAAAATGGAGTATTAGGCATGGGACCAACACCTGCTAAAGGAATGGAAGACGGGAATTTATGTAATGCCGGGGGTTATCCAGTTTCGATTATTAAAGGTGCCTCGTATTTTGATAGTGCAACAGCTTTTGCAATTATTAGACGTGGTCTCATTGATTTATCTATTTTAGGAGCTCTCCAGGTGAGTGGAAAAGGTGATTTAGCAAATTGGATTGTGCCAGGAAAGCGTGTTCCGGGAATGGGTGGAGCGATAGATCTTGCCCAAAAAGCAAAAAGGGTAATTGTAGTTATGAAACATACAAATAAGGATGGTTCATCAAAAATTGTAAAATCCTGCACACTCCCGTTAACAGCAAAAGGGTGTGTACACCTAATCATAACTGAGTTAGCAGTTATGGAGGTTATAAATGAGGGGTTAAGGTTACTAGAAATTATGCGACCGTATACACTAGAGGACGTACTGAATGCAACAGATGCCGAGGTTTTGATAGATAGGGAGATTACGTTTGTTGAATAG
- a CDS encoding CoA transferase subunit A codes for MINKVTTIEHVLSHIYDGCTIMFGGFGGIGTPPTIIKAILESGKKDFTLIGNDTGFPTIGIGPLVAEGRVQKIITSHIGSNPIAGKLMTEGKIEVEFSPQGTLAERIRAGGVGLAGILVDVGLDTVVEKGKSVIELDGKRCMIETALTADVSIVYAQKSDMYGNLVYDKSARNTNPLVAMAGDVTFVETEDIVENGLLNPEEIVTPGCFVDGVIQSEGVYWKWIWE; via the coding sequence TTGATAAACAAGGTAACGACGATTGAACACGTTTTGAGTCATATTTATGATGGATGTACCATTATGTTCGGAGGTTTTGGAGGAATTGGAACACCACCAACTATCATAAAAGCCATATTAGAAAGTGGAAAAAAGGATTTTACGTTAATAGGGAATGATACCGGATTTCCGACAATTGGTATTGGACCTCTTGTAGCTGAGGGACGGGTTCAGAAAATCATTACATCACATATTGGATCTAATCCGATTGCGGGAAAGCTTATGACAGAAGGTAAGATAGAAGTTGAATTTAGTCCACAAGGAACATTAGCTGAGCGCATTCGAGCCGGTGGTGTAGGATTAGCGGGTATTTTAGTAGATGTAGGGCTTGACACGGTGGTTGAAAAGGGGAAAAGCGTAATTGAACTAGACGGTAAAAGATGTATGATTGAGACCGCATTAACAGCAGATGTATCAATTGTTTATGCACAAAAGAGTGATATGTATGGAAATCTTGTTTATGACAAAAGTGCGAGAAATACGAATCCTTTAGTAGCCATGGCGGGTGATGTAACCTTTGTTGAGACAGAAGATATAGTTGAAAATGGATTATTAAATCCTGAGGAAATCGTTACACCAGGGTGCTTCGTTGATGGTGTCATTCAAAGTGAAGGAGTGTACTGGAAATGGATATGGGAATAG
- a CDS encoding aspartate aminotransferase family protein: MLNSRLIKPVLDEELPVISHGEGVYLYDKNGKKYLDGSSGAVTASIGHGVEEVIEGMREQASKVSFVYRSQFTSIPAEKLATKLSTLTENVDYYSFLVNSGSEATETAMKIAIQYWQEKGIKTKQKILSRWMSYHGITIGALSMSGHTLRRSRFEPLLEDYPTLSPPYCYRCPYNDTFPGCQLKCASELEKAINRIGEEHIAAVIMEPIVGAAGAAITPPPGYYEEIRELCDKYNILFISDEVMTGIGRTGKMLALDHWNIRADIVTLGKGLSAGYTPIAAVLVESKIMEPIQKGSKVIMSGHTFSGNPQSAAVANSVLDYIEKNHILKQAEQNGIYLYNHLRKLQSQFPIIGEVRGKGLLLGLEFVSNNEKKPFPQEKQLTNLVISKTRESGLLVYPAAAGSDGMKGDAIIIAPPLTITKAQIQELVKRLSEALANVMAELEGNVTKLDKQGNDD; encoded by the coding sequence ATGTTAAACTCTCGCCTTATTAAGCCAGTATTAGATGAAGAATTACCGGTTATTAGCCACGGAGAAGGTGTCTATTTATATGACAAGAATGGGAAGAAGTATTTAGATGGTTCTTCTGGTGCTGTGACTGCAAGTATCGGTCACGGTGTAGAAGAAGTAATAGAAGGAATGAGAGAACAAGCTTCTAAAGTCTCGTTTGTTTATCGTTCTCAATTTACCAGTATACCCGCAGAGAAGCTAGCTACGAAACTGTCAACATTAACAGAAAATGTAGACTATTATAGTTTTTTAGTAAACAGCGGTTCTGAGGCAACGGAGACGGCGATGAAAATTGCCATACAATACTGGCAGGAAAAAGGAATAAAGACGAAGCAAAAAATACTCTCCCGTTGGATGAGTTATCACGGAATCACAATTGGTGCATTATCGATGTCAGGACATACACTTCGAAGATCGAGATTTGAACCGTTACTTGAAGATTATCCTACACTTTCTCCACCATATTGTTATCGATGTCCATACAATGACACATTTCCTGGTTGTCAATTAAAGTGTGCGTCTGAACTTGAAAAGGCGATTAATAGAATTGGAGAGGAACATATTGCGGCTGTCATTATGGAGCCGATTGTAGGAGCAGCTGGGGCAGCTATAACCCCTCCACCCGGCTATTATGAGGAAATTAGGGAATTATGTGACAAATATAATATTTTGTTTATTTCAGATGAAGTCATGACTGGAATTGGCAGAACAGGTAAAATGCTTGCTCTTGATCATTGGAATATAAGAGCGGATATTGTCACTTTAGGAAAAGGGCTGAGTGCTGGTTATACACCAATCGCTGCAGTGTTGGTAGAGTCGAAGATTATGGAACCAATCCAAAAGGGTTCCAAAGTAATCATGAGCGGACATACATTTAGTGGAAATCCACAATCTGCTGCAGTGGCAAATTCCGTACTCGACTATATAGAAAAGAATCATATATTAAAACAAGCAGAACAAAATGGTATCTATTTATACAATCACCTGCGGAAATTACAGAGTCAGTTCCCAATAATAGGAGAGGTGAGGGGGAAGGGGCTACTGTTAGGTTTAGAATTTGTATCCAATAACGAAAAGAAACCCTTTCCACAAGAAAAGCAGCTCACAAATCTCGTTATCTCAAAAACTAGGGAATCTGGATTACTCGTTTATCCCGCTGCGGCAGGGAGTGATGGTATGAAAGGCGATGCTATTATCATTGCACCCCCTTTAACCATTACTAAGGCCCAGATTCAAGAGCTTGTAAAAAGGCTAAGCGAGGCATTAGCAAATGTAATGGCTGAACTAGAAGGGAATGTGACAAAACTTGATAAACAAGGTAACGACGATTGA